Proteins from a single region of Ananas comosus cultivar F153 linkage group 3, ASM154086v1, whole genome shotgun sequence:
- the LOC109708055 gene encoding uncharacterized protein LOC109708055, giving the protein MRLRPEFEALRGQLLHRTPFPTIDVALAELIAEETRLRVLSSSSSAMPNVLAAHGPASPPPVPAPTYHQPPSSYIPNPGTRKDKRSIQCRYCHLWGHSIQDCRKKKWADQHLRSSRNMPTVASAPSVPPVNNASSTEQQPSTIQLSLPQLLQMFQQHQLTPSTSSGQSSSIFSSTPSGFGMTGPGGSSDRDFDWTGP; this is encoded by the exons ATGCGCCTACGACCTGAGTTTGAAGCATTACGTGGCCAACTACTCCATCGAACTCCCTTCCCTACTATTGATGTGGCTCTCGCGGAATTGATTGCTGAGGAGACACGTCTTCGAGTTTTGAGTTCCTCTTCTTCCGCAATGCCTAACGTTCTTGCTGCTCATGGTCCTGCAAGTCCACCTCCCGTGCCAGCGCCTACTTATCATCAACCGCCTTCTAGTTACATTCCAAATCCTGGTACTAGAAAAGACAAACGAAGCATTCAATGTCGTTACTGTCATCTTTGGGGTCACTCAATTCAAGATTGCCGGAAAAAGAAATGGGCAGATCAGCATTTACGATCCTCTCGTAATATGCCTACTGTTGCATCTGCTCCTTCTGTTCCTCCGGTCAACAACGCGTCATCTACAGAGCAGCAACCTTCAACTATTCAATTGAGTCTTCCTCAACTACTGCAGATGTTTCAGCAACACCAATTGACTCCATCCACTTCGTCAGGGCAGTCCTCCTCTATCTTTTCATCTACGCCATCAGGTTTTGGTATGACTGGTCCTGGAG GATCGTCGGACCGGGACTTTGATTGGACAGGGCCATAG